The genomic stretch GGTTCAAACCGATGCCGATGCCGAGAAGAAGCTTGCGCTTATCCATATGCCGATGCATATAGAAGCCCCATAGCCAATTCAAGAAAGTCATGGGGACGATCAGCAAAATGAACTGGGGAATCCAGCTCATGTAAAAGATATAGCTTGCGATAAGCAGCATCGGCAGGCGCAGCTTATGGGGCAAAACCCAGAACAGCGCCACTACGCATGGCAGGAAAAGAAGGTATTGGAGTGTGGTAAACAGCATTTTTTGGTTAGCCAGCCAGGGTTGCGTCTAACGGTTGTTGAGAGCGCCCAAGTCGGCTGTATGGTAACACGCGCCCCTGTTGTCAAACCGGAGAAAGATTTTAGGTCTTCAAGCGCCAGTTGATAGAATGAGAGGAGGATCAGACAGCGGAGGAGCGCTATGACCTTCCAGACAGACAAAAAATGCCCCTATTGCGCCGAAACAATTCGCAGCGCCGCTGAGATCTGTAGATTTTGCAATCGCGCTGTTCTGAATGCGAAGTTGTGCTCCGCCTGTTGTGAGCCAGTTCGCCAGACAGCCAAACGTTGCCGTTTCTGCCAACAAGACCAGGTTCAGATGCCGGGCTGGATGGAAGAAACGCCCAAAAGCAACGTGGTCACCACTTTGACGCCGAGCTTCGGCTTCCAGTTGCCGGTGCACACGCCCACTTATACACCGGTCGAACCCAAGAAGCTGCCTGAGCAATGCCTGGCTGAGGAAGAATTCAAAAAGTGGCAGAAGCAGCGACGAGACGCCATCGCATACGGTGGCAACAATGAGTGACAAACCAAAGCAATGCCCACATTGTGCTGAGCTTTTGATGCCGGAAGCGATTATCTGCCGTTATTGCGACCGGGGAGTGTGCGCAAGCAGCTTTAAGAATTGTCCTCATTGCAGTGAAATGATCTGGACTGCTGCCAAATACTGTCGATACTGTAGATCGACGGTCGAGAACAATCCCTTTGCGGAGTGGGGTCAACCGAACCGAAAGTCCATCTATGACAAAGTCAAAGCCGAAACAGGCATTCATCTTGATGATGATGCGATTGACAAACTCTTTCAGCGAATAATGACCAGGAGACCCGATTGAGCTTAAAACACATTTTGTTTGCCACCTCGCTTTTGGCAATCTCGGCTAGTGCAGCTGTCGCAGAAGACCCGTACCGCCGCGCCGTGATGAACTACCAGGCGCACCACTATTCAGCGGCTCTCACAGACCTGGAAAAGCTCGTCGCACAATATCCGAACAATGCCATGGTGCGATACTACCGGGCGCTTGCCTATCAGGGAACAAATCAGATGTCTCTCGCTCGCAAAGACTTCGAATGGGTGGCGACCAACTGCCCGGACGGCAAAGTGAAACAACAAGCTGCAGCCGGATTACGCAACCTGGGCGGTTATACCGCCAGTACGACTTCCGGTTATAACTCGCTGATGAACAATGGCGTTCCGAAGTTTTTCGCCCAGGCACCTTCGACTAACAGCGCTTCCTCCGGCTCTTCTTCATCCTCAACGACAATATCATCTTCGGCTGGTGGTTCAGCGACGTCGCAATCCAGCGGCAGCGGGGTTTCCAGACCCGGCGGCAAACTACAAAAGATTCTTGAATTTACGAGCCAGACTTGCGGTCCATGCATAACTTTTGCCCCCATATTTGAGCAGACCAAAAGCAAATTTCCCGATATCGACATGCAGGCGCTCGATGTTGCTGATGCAGGCAATGCCGCGCTGGTCGAGCAGTACAGCGTCAAGAACTATCCCACTCTGGTCTTCATTTCCAACACCGGCAATTTGCTTTTGAAACGGGCCGGCGCACCAGTTTCAGTGGCACAGTTCTCGCAACTAATTGATATGTATCGATAGAAAGCTGGCGCAATCAATGCCAGCATTACTCGACGCTGTTTCCGTCCAACAAGTGATTGGGTGTTATTGTCTTGGTATTGCTATACCGATCCGCAAATTATAAGGCGGACGTTTTTTCGAGTAGTATTCGACTGGAAAATACATTTCCCGATTGTTTGGATTCAAATGCGTGAAAACTTGCGCATATCCATCGATTACACTTACATCACAAAATACCCCCCGCCGCACTGGCACATTATTTGGGCAGCGAGCAAAAGATATTTCCTTCAATACTGCTAAAACGCTAGCGTCTAAGTTCTCCAGTCCAGAAGAACGTTCTATGTTCAGATTACGGATCGAGCCATCGCGTTGAATGTCAAAAGAGCAAATCAGAGACTCATGTTGCACGGTTCTAACAATCTTTAGGCTATTGATTCGATTTTCAAGCTTTTTATCAACAGCAATAAACCAAGGTTCAAGTCGTCCCACAGCCATTAAAATAGATCCACCTGGTGCGGCGTGGAAACCTGCTTGTACGGACTGAGCGCTACATAACAAGGCGAAAATTCCAATGCAAAAATTTGTTCTCTTTTTCATAACACCTCCGAGTTCACTGCGTCCATTTCAAATTAGAGAGACTGTGCGGATCAACCGGAATCGAGCGTTGACTAATGCCCGTGCAGGTCGCAGTCGATCTCTTCCATCAATAAACGAGCCCGCTCCACAAGCTGGTCTTTGCGTTCAGGCGCCACTTCGTCCAGGTATGTCTCAAGAGCGCTTATAGGCGATGCTACAGATGTCTCGGTGAGCTGAGGCAACCTGGCACGGCTGTTGTTGGAGACGATTTCGGGATAAATCTTGAATGTCAGGGCCGCACGCGCACTGGCAGCCAGCGCATCTTCATCGACTTGCTCCAGCTGCTCCTGATTGATTTTGTAGCGCACACGCAGAACACAACCAGGCTTAACGGACTTCTCGATTTTTTCAATCAGACGTGCCGTTGGATTTTCAAAACTGGTCAAATCAGCTTCAACAGTGACGAACGGTCGAGGGTCAATGGAATGAAACTTGAAATCGACTTTCTTTCTTTCCAAAATCACATGAATGAAGCCTTTGTCCTCTTTCTCCTCACCGAAATCTACACGTTCGAGACTGCCGGCATACGCTATAGCAGGCTGCTGCTCACGAATCACCTGATGCCTGTGAATGTGACCGAGCGCGACGTAGTCAACGCGAGGGTCGACAAACATTTCAACAGGAAATGTCAAAGTGTATCCAATCAACAACTCCTGCTCTATACCAGCCAGCGCCCTGTCGAGGCTCATATGCGCAGTCACGACGGTCGGCAGGGCCGGGTCGAGCGATTCATAATAACCGCGCAACATGTCGGTGATTTTCTCAACCAAAAGTCGATCCAACGCAGCGGCAGGCAAATTCGCATACTTCTCCAGTGTCATCATCTGATGCCTGGTTATGTGAGGCAGACCAATCAATTGAAAAGCACCATTAGCGGTGTCAATGACACGACAGACGGGCTTGTCTATGGTGATCACTCCAGGCACTTCCAGGCTCTGAAACACAGACATGGAATGGCTCGAGGTAGAGCGCAAAATCTGGTCGTGATTGCCGACCACCAAAATCGTCTGGATGCCGGCGTTGGAAAGCCGCTTCAACTCAGCAGCGAACATCTTCTGATAGACAGGCTCCGGGGAAGCGTTGCGATAAGCATCGCCCGAGAACAAGAAAACATCGACATTTTTATCTATGGCAAAATCGACGGTTTTCGAGAGCGCCAGCACGAAATCTTCAAAACGAACGTTCAAACCAGTTTTAGGATTGACGCGTCCGTGCGACTCGCCAGATCCGAAATGGATATCAGATACGTGAATTAGTTGTATCGGCATAGACAAACATCTTAGGCTAAACATGCGAAGCTAACCAGTTAGTTATTCCTGATGCAATGAGCGCTAAAATAATTTCATGTCAAAACCAAGCCGAACTCACAACCTGTCCAAAGGGCAACGGCACACAGTCACCATCGAGTCTCTCGCACCAGGCGGCGAAGGCGTAGCAAAGAGCCTCGGACCGCCGGTATTCGTCAATCGCGTGGCCCCGGGAGACGTAGTAGAAATCGAGCTTTACGACGTCCGCAAAGATTTCGCCAAGGCAAAGGTGAGTCGCCTCATCACGCCTTCGAAACACAGAGCTGAGCCGCCCTGCCCTGTCTTCAAGGTCTGCGGAGGCTGCCAGTGGCAACACCTGAGCTACGAATATCAGCTCACCGCCAAAGAAGATATCGTCAAACAAGCGCTCAAGCACATCGGCAAATTAGACGGCGAGCTGGTTAAGACAATCATCGGCGCGCCGGCCGCTCTGCATTACCGCAACAAGGCACAGTTTCCGGTCAAGCACCCGCAAGGCAGCGACAGAATATTGGCCGGTTATTATCGGCAAGACTCGCACGAACTGGTCAATATCAAGCACTGCCCGGTCCAGCCCGAATCCATGGACCACCTGCTCGACCTGGTAAAAAACATCTGCGAGGAGCATGGCATCAGTGCTTACGACGAACGAAGCCACAAAGGACTGCTTCGCCACATCAATATCCGCTACAGCTTCGGACAACAGAAATTGCTTTTGACGCTCGTCCTGAATGCCTCGGCGTCGTCGGCTGATGACTTCCAAAATCTCAAGTGCTACGACCAGATTGTCGGAGCTGCGCAGGCTCTCAAAGATGCAGTTCCCGAACTGATCGGCGTGTCAATCAACTTGAACAACCAGCGCGGCAACAAAATTCTCGGTGATTTGACCTTTCCGCTTGAAGGCGCAGATCGGATTCAAGAGATCTTGCAAACCGACCGCGATGACTTTCCTGACAGATTGAGGGAAGGATTGAAGTTTGATCTTTCATCGAGCAGTTTCTTCCAGGTAAACACGCACCAGGCAGTCAAGCTGCTGGAGCAGGCCTTCCTGCCAATTGCCCAACTGCAAAGAAGCGATTTGAAAATAGTCGATGCTTATGCAGGCGTGGGAGCCATTTCGCTGTGGCTGGCGCCACTGGCCAGCCAGGTTATTGCCATCGAAGAGCATCCGGCAGCCGTTGCGGACGGCAGAGAAAATGCCCGGCTGAACAGCATTGAGAACGTGGAATTTCGGGAAGGCCGGGTGGAAGACGTGTTGCTTGAACTGCGCAACGAGCAGGCTTCCATCGATGTCATAGTGGTAGATCCGCCACGAAAGGGTCTCAGTCCGGAGGTCGTAGAATCATTGCTCTGGGCGGAACCCGAGCTGATCGTCTACGTCAGCTGCAATCCCTCCACCCTGGCAAGAGACCTGAAATTGCTCGAGCAAGGGCTGACTAAATCGACTGGCGACGGGGATAAAGAGACGTTTGTGGGGTATAAAACAAAGCAGGTTCAGCCTGTTGATTTGTTTCCTCAAACTTTTCACGTAGAATCAGTTTCGGTCCTCGAGAGGCGTCGACAATAAAATGGTCCTTTCAGGAATTTGGAAGAGATACGAAAACTCTAAAGAACCAATTCCGCCGAATCTGGTGATTCGACACAACAAAGATGTGCCGCCGGAAGACGTTCAGGAGATTTGCGCTTCGGTCGGATGGAGCCGTCGCGAACCTCTTCTGATTACCAAAGCGCTCGAAAACAGCCTGGCCGTTGTCTCGGCCTGGGACGAAGCCCTTATGGTCGGCTTCGCCAGAGCTACAGGAGACAAGGTTTTCAACGCCACTATCTGGGATGTAGTAGTACGGCCGAGCCATCAGAGGCGCGGCATCGGGCTGCTGGTCATGAACGAACTCTTGAAAGACCTGGATACTTACGACATTCCACTTGTCACGCTGTACGCAGACCCCGGCACAGACGGCTTCTATCGGCGTTTCGGCTTCATGGCCGACCCTTCGGGCGTGCGCGGTATGTTCAGAGAAAAGCTTTATTAGAAGCGGAATATTTCGTTAAAACGGTAACAGTTGGCGTTCAAGCGCTCTCGTGCAGCGTCGGTCATGCTAAAGTTTGAGTCCGCGGATATAGTCATTGCCTATATCCCATTTATAGATTGATTCGTAAGCTGCTGGCTCAGGGGATGTCATGAAGATTATTTTGCAACAGAATGTTCTAAAGCTCGGCAAGGCGGGCGATATAGTCGAAACGTCAGACGGCTACTTCCGCAATTATTTGCAGCCGCGCAAACTCGCTGTAGTCGCTACAACCGGAACGCTAAAGAAGAGAGAAGAAGATCTCGAAACCTTGAAAAAGAAAGCAGCCGCTGCTCATGCTGAGACAGTAGCGCTGGGAGAAAAAATCAACGCCCTTGACACTATCAACATGACAGTCAAAGCTGGCGAAGGTGGCAAACTCTACGGCAAGATCACAAACAAAGAAATTGCCCATGAGCTCTCAACGATCGTAGGCGTCGAAATTGACAAACGCATTGTCAGACCGGTTGAAGAAATCGGAGCACTGGGCGTTTACCGCGTTATCGTCAAACTGGCTCCTGACGTACAAGCTGAAATCACAGTTGATGTTCTGAAAGAAGGCGCTCCGCCCAAAGTCAAGAAAGAAGTTTCCGAAGAGACTGAACAACAGGCTACAGAAGAAGCCCTTGTCGAAGAGCCATCAGCAGTCTAATACTGATACCGCATTTAGTGCCCTGAACTACCGGTACTGAAGTCATTAAGAGAGTCGTTCCAATCGCCTTGCCGCAAACTGCGAGCTGAGTGCCTGCCGAACGGCTCTATTGATTTTTGTCGTTGCTTTCTAGCATGCGAGCCTCGAAGGGCTCAGTCGTTAAGCCGCTGGCAGTACGTTTAAGAATTTCGATTTTTTGTTCAGCGCCCTTGAGAAAAGTCTCGCAATCCATGCTCAGTTTCATGCCGCGATCGAAAAGCTCGAGTGCCCGCTCGAGCTTGACCTCGCCATCCAACTCAGAAACGACCTTCTCGAGTTCTCCAAGAGTGGCTTCAAAATCTAAAGAAATTGACTGTGACATTTTTCCTCCATCAGCCGGACTCATATCCGGCGCTAAACTCGTGAACTATTAGCGGTCTTCGTTTACTTCTTCAACTCGCAGCTTCAGCCTACCCTGAGACAAGATGCCTTCGATGATATCTCCGGCCTGAACGTCATTGTACGTACGAACAATCTGACCATCGATCTTCCGCAAGATTGAAAAACCTCTGGACAGAACATTTTGAGGACCAAGAACGCTGAGCTTCTCATGATTCTGGCGCCATTTGTATTGAGCAGTAGTGAGCGCATGAGCCATGCGGTGATTGATTCGATCTCGATAACTCAATACTTTCAGCTGTTTGCGTTTCAGACGCTCGTGATAACGAAGCAACGCATTCATTGGATCTACGCGTGTGAGAGTATGTCTGGCGCGTGCGATGCGGTCTTCCATTCTGTGCAGCAAGCGTTTCTCCAACCCCTGCCAGCGGTCGAGCAACTCGGCACTGCCCCGCGCAACAAGTTCAGCCGCTGCCGTTGGAGTTGGCGCGCGCAAGTCTGCAACCAGGTCGCAAATGGTAATGTCGGTTTCATGCCCAACACCAGATATAACCGGCACGGTACACTGGCTAACCGCCCGCGCCACCATCTCAGTATTGAATGACCAGAGGTCTTCGATAGAACCGCCACCTCTAGCAACGAGGATCACATCAACGTCGGGGATTCTCTGCAACTGCTTGATGGCATAAACAACTTCTTCAGCGCTGCCTTCACCCTGCACCTTCGCTGGTGCAATCACTACATTGACCAATTTATTACGCCGTGCGAGCGCACTTAAAATGTCTCGCAATGCGGCTCCAGCCGTGCTTGTCACGACACCAATGCGGCGAGGCAAAATAGGAATCGGTCGCTTTCGCTCAGGTGCAAGCAAACCTTCCTTACCAAGTTTTTCCTTCAACTGCTCGAAAGCTAGCTGCCATTCGCCGATGCCCACCGGCTCAATCGAAGATGCCACTAACTGGTAGGCCCCACGAGGGGGATAGACGTTCAGCTTTCCCCGCAGAACTACCTGCATACCGTCTTCCAGCTTAAAGCGCAAACCGGTATTGTTGATTTTGAAGCAAACGCAGGGCAGCGTAGCGTCCTTATCTTTGAGCGAGAAGTACCAATGCCCTGAGTTATAGAGCTTGGCGTTACTTACTTCGCCAACTACCATAACGTTCTCGAAAACTTCCTCCAGCACTTCCCGTATCTGTGCAGTCAGCTGCGACACGGTAAGGACTGGATGTAGAGCAGGGGTGGTTTTAGGACTCTGCACGACGATTCCTTTGATTGTCGCCAATCAGGTGTTGGTGAGGCCGATGCTTCTGCATGCTTAGATTATCGCGCATAAGAAGCTGATTGCCACAATCAGCGAGATTAGCCGTTTTCCAGCTTCATTTACTGTGGTGACATCTAGATATACGTATAAGGAAACGAAAAAGTTCAACACGTTTGCAATCCACTGCTTCGATTACATTCCTTATGTATAAAGATTGCCGGCATTGCGCCCGTCAGCACTCAGAACCAGTGATTTTGCGGTCTGCAGTTAGCCCGATTCGCTATCTATATGTAGTCCACAGAGCACTTTTAATGTAGCGACTGATAAACCATACATACAACCGATCGCTATTCCAGACGGATCGATCATCTATGTTTATCTGACCCCAAATGGTCAACTTTCGGATCGATCTTGATATGTCCAAAAGCGCGCTGTCAAGCCGGTTTCGACCATTCTGAACGGGGAACTATATGAGTACGGAGATGTCTTTTTAAGTGAGAACTGCAAGTTTCATTTGACGATATATCTCGTATGGCATATATTGGTATGACATACAAACGTAAGGTATTAGTTCGAAGGGGGTGCGCTATGCACAGGACACTTTTTACACCTGCAATGATCGAAACTTTCCGCTCTTGCAAAAGAGCTTACGAGTTGGCATCTTTGAAGTTCACTAATGGCGGTGCCCCCGTACGAGCGAGTGTAATCTGCAAGAAGTTCATCTTACGTGCATTGGCAGAGATTAATAGAGGAAAGCTGGAGTCAGTCAACCAGGTACAAAAATACATGGGACAAAACTGGCCGACAGAAAAACTGGAAGATCAAATTGGCGAAAAAGAAAAAGCTACGAGAGCTTTTCTCTTCGCTTACAAATCATTGATCAAGTATGCAAGCAAGCCGTACAGACCCCGCAATGCAGAAGTAGCCGCCGTCGCCTTGAAAGTGCGGGCCCGCATCGCGACTGTGCGAGTTTATGTCGAAGATACATTAGACCTGGTGCTCTGGCATCCAGACGAAAAACGCCTCGAGATCGTAGACTTTCAATTGCAACCACTAAAACCTTTTGATCCAGCCTGGCCATCGTCTTCGGTGCTCGTCAAATACTATCTGGCGGAAAAACTGAAAACACGTTGGGCGTTTGAAAAGTTGACTCTAACTACATATCGCGTCGGCACACAGAGCTTCCAACCGATATGCATAAATGTCGAGGAGTCCATTTACAAACTGCACTGGGCAGAACTCGTAAAGACTCTAGACGAGATGAAAGACGACAAATCTGGAGCAAGCGCCTGCACACATCAAGCCAAAGGTTCGTGCCGCTATTGCAGCAACCTCGTCTCGGAAACAGCCGGTAACAAGACGACTGATGCAGAAGCATCCTTTCGCCTGAGCGCCTGAGCGCGAGATATCCACAAGACATACCCAACACCAAATATGGTGCGCAGTCGAGTCAGCGGCGA from Candidatus Melainabacteria bacterium encodes the following:
- the sbcD gene encoding exonuclease subunit SbcD, with the protein product MFSLRCLSMPIQLIHVSDIHFGSGESHGRVNPKTGLNVRFEDFVLALSKTVDFAIDKNVDVFLFSGDAYRNASPEPVYQKMFAAELKRLSNAGIQTILVVGNHDQILRSTSSHSMSVFQSLEVPGVITIDKPVCRVIDTANGAFQLIGLPHITRHQMMTLEKYANLPAAALDRLLVEKITDMLRGYYESLDPALPTVVTAHMSLDRALAGIEQELLIGYTLTFPVEMFVDPRVDYVALGHIHRHQVIREQQPAIAYAGSLERVDFGEEKEDKGFIHVILERKKVDFKFHSIDPRPFVTVEADLTSFENPTARLIEKIEKSVKPGCVLRVRYKINQEQLEQVDEDALAASARAALTFKIYPEIVSNNSRARLPQLTETSVASPISALETYLDEVAPERKDQLVERARLLMEEIDCDLHGH
- the rlmD gene encoding 23S rRNA (uracil(1939)-C(5))-methyltransferase RlmD, whose product is MSKPSRTHNLSKGQRHTVTIESLAPGGEGVAKSLGPPVFVNRVAPGDVVEIELYDVRKDFAKAKVSRLITPSKHRAEPPCPVFKVCGGCQWQHLSYEYQLTAKEDIVKQALKHIGKLDGELVKTIIGAPAALHYRNKAQFPVKHPQGSDRILAGYYRQDSHELVNIKHCPVQPESMDHLLDLVKNICEEHGISAYDERSHKGLLRHINIRYSFGQQKLLLTLVLNASASSADDFQNLKCYDQIVGAAQALKDAVPELIGVSINLNNQRGNKILGDLTFPLEGADRIQEILQTDRDDFPDRLREGLKFDLSSSSFFQVNTHQAVKLLEQAFLPIAQLQRSDLKIVDAYAGVGAISLWLAPLASQVIAIEEHPAAVADGRENARLNSIENVEFREGRVEDVLLELRNEQASIDVIVVDPPRKGLSPEVVESLLWAEPELIVYVSCNPSTLARDLKLLEQGLTKSTGDGDKETFVGYKTKQVQPVDLFPQTFHVESVSVLERRRQ
- a CDS encoding N-acetyltransferase, whose translation is MVLSGIWKRYENSKEPIPPNLVIRHNKDVPPEDVQEICASVGWSRREPLLITKALENSLAVVSAWDEALMVGFARATGDKVFNATIWDVVVRPSHQRRGIGLLVMNELLKDLDTYDIPLVTLYADPGTDGFYRRFGFMADPSGVRGMFREKLY
- the rplI gene encoding 50S ribosomal protein L9, with the translated sequence MKIILQQNVLKLGKAGDIVETSDGYFRNYLQPRKLAVVATTGTLKKREEDLETLKKKAAAAHAETVALGEKINALDTINMTVKAGEGGKLYGKITNKEIAHELSTIVGVEIDKRIVRPVEEIGALGVYRVIVKLAPDVQAEITVDVLKEGAPPKVKKEVSEETEQQATEEALVEEPSAV
- the xseB gene encoding exodeoxyribonuclease VII small subunit; translation: MSQSISLDFEATLGELEKVVSELDGEVKLERALELFDRGMKLSMDCETFLKGAEQKIEILKRTASGLTTEPFEARMLESNDKNQ
- the xseA gene encoding exodeoxyribonuclease VII large subunit codes for the protein MQSPKTTPALHPVLTVSQLTAQIREVLEEVFENVMVVGEVSNAKLYNSGHWYFSLKDKDATLPCVCFKINNTGLRFKLEDGMQVVLRGKLNVYPPRGAYQLVASSIEPVGIGEWQLAFEQLKEKLGKEGLLAPERKRPIPILPRRIGVVTSTAGAALRDILSALARRNKLVNVVIAPAKVQGEGSAEEVVYAIKQLQRIPDVDVILVARGGGSIEDLWSFNTEMVARAVSQCTVPVISGVGHETDITICDLVADLRAPTPTAAAELVARGSAELLDRWQGLEKRLLHRMEDRIARARHTLTRVDPMNALLRYHERLKRKQLKVLSYRDRINHRMAHALTTAQYKWRQNHEKLSVLGPQNVLSRGFSILRKIDGQIVRTYNDVQAGDIIEGILSQGRLKLRVEEVNEDR